TTATCTCAATTCGGGATAAACCCGTCCCCAATTCAATTGGGGATACCCACCAGTCCCGATTTATCGCGACTCCGTCTCGGAGTTGGCGGGTAGCAACAGGTTTATCCTGTTGCTGCTTCTTTAAGCCACCTGAAATTTTCATGCTCCTTTGTGTCTGCTTGCTGACATGTGAGTTTCATATGTAAATAGCACACCCGTCTACGCTAAAGCTACTCCTGCCAGGCTGATTACACACCCCGCCCTCCGATTTCATCGGAGTCCACCCCTCTTATTAGAGGGGATTTCTGTAATTCCCCTCTAATAAGAGGGGATACGGCTTCAGCCGAGGGGTGTGTTATTTTCATTATTATTTGTCCCGCTAAAAAATCTTTTCTAACGGGGTGTATGTTTCATTATTTAATTGCACGCCAAAAAACAGTGATTAAAGAGGCTAAATAATCCAGAAAGATAGAAATTATATTTTTCTATATATATTTTAACCTTTCTCTTTTGGTATAACAATCGCCAAAACCAAATAGAGCAAAATCCCAAAACCAACAGAGCACAGCATGACTACAAAAAGAATCCTCACTAAACTGGAATCTATATTAAAATATTCAGCTAATCCACCGCACACGCCAAAAATAAATTTATCACTCTTGCTAAGATGTAGCCTTGCTTTTTCTTTATCCTTCTCTACTATCGCACCTTCAACAGCCCCATTCGGTTTTTTAGGAATAATTATAATAGCTACTAAATAAGAAAGCACACCTGCGCCACCTAATAAAGTCAACAAAACCCAGATAACTCTCACCAATGTAACATCAATATCAAAATATTCTGCTAATCCACTACATACTCCAGCGATCTTCTTACTTTTCAAATCACGATATAATTTCTTTTTAACATTCATGATTCATCTCTCTTTCTTTCTGATAATAAAATTATATTTCTTAAATCTTCAATATCTTTAGCTTTAAGCCAGTGCCTTTCAAAATCTGGCTGTTGAACAATCTGTGCAATTGACATCAAAGCCCGCAGATGAAAATTCCTTTCATCACGAGTTCCTATCAAAACAAAAACAGTATAAACAGGTGGTAAATCTAAAGAAAAAATAACACCTTCTTTGCATCTGGCTAATAAAATATCAAATTTATTGTTTCCCTCAATAATAATATGAGGAATTGCCATACCGGGTTGTAAAGCGGTTGTTGATTGTTCCTCTCTTTTAATCAAAAGGTCATACAGCATAT
This genomic interval from Candidatus Cloacimonadota bacterium contains the following:
- a CDS encoding PspC domain-containing protein — encoded protein: MNVKKKLYRDLKSKKIAGVCSGLAEYFDIDVTLVRVIWVLLTLLGGAGVLSYLVAIIIIPKKPNGAVEGAIVEKDKEKARLHLSKSDKFIFGVCGGLAEYFNIDSSLVRILFVVMLCSVGFGILLYLVLAIVIPKEKG